The sequence TCTTTAAAATTTCTGGATTTTCGATCAGCGCCAGAAACGGATCGAGTTTTGGCAGCACTAACGGGTCCAGGATATACATCCCCAACTCTGTAATCACCTGAATCAAACACAGCTGCGGATAGAAGCGTTTCTCGTGAATAAATTCGGTGTCAAAACCCAGCCAAGTGATGTTCTGGTTGTCTTGGATAAATTGATCGAGCTGCTCAGCTGTCTCAATATATTGATGGGCATCTGGTTGGCTGACTCGGGGTGGTTGCACCATGCTAAAACTCGATTCCTATTTCCTGGATTGCCCCATGGTATAGGAAGGCTGCGATTCTGCGGTAACAACCCCGATAACTAAATTGCTGCCGCAACAACTAAATCGCTGCCGCGACTGAAACCGCCATGATCTGCCTCGTTGACTCTACCGCAAGCGCCAGAACATCTCACCCCGATGTACATCCTCGGCTCCGCCATAACCACTCAGGGTCAATGACTTGAGATTCTTCAGAAGCGGCTGTGCGACCAAATCGAGAATCCGGACGATCGGCGCCCGTTCGGCTAGCAACGGTTTGACTGTGGGCCAATCGAGATAGAGATAACCATTATTGCGGCTATCCAATGGCGCAAAGGCTTTGGTAAATTGGGCTGACTGCCGTAGCGACTGTCCTGGTGCCAGTAATGCTTGCTTCATCGCATCGATCGAGCTCGCAAAAATCACCACTTGGTCGAGATCGGCCCAAGCCCCGATCGCTTTGGCTTCCAAATTTTTGGGTTGAGCATCGGAAGAAGCCAACTGCGTCCAAGCCGAAATTGTCTGTGCCCCAATCTTGACCGGAGCCGCTGTCAAATTTTGCTTTTGAGCAATCGCATTGAGCTTTTCTAAGCCTTGGGCGTAATCCGGATTTGTCGCCTTATCCGCCACAAAAATCCAGTCCTGTTCTCCATCGGCTTCTGGTAACAGACTCAAGGCATAGGAACCGGGCATCCAAGCAAAGATATCCTGAGGTAAATCTAAGTTCCACTGCTTGCCCCAAGCCAGAATCGGCTTTTGTAGCAGACTGGTTGCGAGTTTATAGTCCTGTAAACCGACCTCTAAATCTGTCCAAGTTTGGGCCAGATTCGCACCGGATAATGCCACCAGTGCATCACTCGGCAAATACCGGAAAACTGATGCGAATTCCCCTAAGGTCGGAGCTTGGGAGGTTCCACCCAATACGGTGGTATTGGCCACTAAGCCCTGACGATCGAGTTGCAGCCCCAGCGCCAAACTCCGAAACGCGCTGTCGGCTGACTGGTCAATTGCGGTTTGATCCCCGGATAGTGCGGCTAATTGCGGCAGATTCAGATAGCTGATGCCAATGCGGTTCTCCGGTAGTGCGGCGATCGCCTTTTGATAATCCGGGTCATTGCCGAGGTTGAGATCAACTGCTTGGACGTTATTAATGGCATCGCGCAAAACTTTGGGACTATTGGCAAACAGTACAAATCGATTACCGACGACGGCACTGGCGAGGGTCAGTGGTGGGGCATCGACGTCAGAGCGCTGCACCTGACCATAAATAATCTGTGTTCCTTGATATTGCTCAAATGCTAAATCTTGACCGGCGGCGCGCTTCTGCCAAAACAGCTGTAGAAATTCCCGTGATCGTGTTGAGTTCTCAGTCGCCAAGGCCATGAGATAACCCGGTTGATTGCCATTGGCCGAGTCGCGATCGATATCCAGGGT is a genomic window of Romeriopsis navalis LEGE 11480 containing:
- a CDS encoding DUF3352 domain-containing protein codes for the protein MKRRSFFTALAAVAAVLLVLGLAGFAWLFGQSPLSLLKGSTNPNPQALVFIPKQAPAMASLMVDVEQLEGLQLALVKPDQRQVKRAEFESLRDGLLGSGLSYQRDVQPWLGDEVTLAVTTLDIDRDSANGNQPGYLMALATENSTRSREFLQLFWQKRAAGQDLAFEQYQGTQIIYGQVQRSDVDAPPLTLASAVVGNRFVLFANSPKVLRDAINNVQAVDLNLGNDPDYQKAIAALPENRIGISYLNLPQLAALSGDQTAIDQSADSAFRSLALGLQLDRQGLVANTTVLGGTSQAPTLGEFASVFRYLPSDALVALSGANLAQTWTDLEVGLQDYKLATSLLQKPILAWGKQWNLDLPQDIFAWMPGSYALSLLPEADGEQDWIFVADKATNPDYAQGLEKLNAIAQKQNLTAAPVKIGAQTISAWTQLASSDAQPKNLEAKAIGAWADLDQVVIFASSIDAMKQALLAPGQSLRQSAQFTKAFAPLDSRNNGYLYLDWPTVKPLLAERAPIVRILDLVAQPLLKNLKSLTLSGYGGAEDVHRGEMFWRLR